In the Tessaracoccus lacteus genome, AGATCAGGTCGGCCGCCACGAACGCAGGGTCCGCCGTGTCGTCCGCCACGACGGCGATCTCGGTGGGGCCGGCCTCGGAGTCGATGCCGACCAGGCCGCGCACGAGACGCTTGGCCGCCACGACGTAGATGTTGCCGGGGCCCGTGATGAGCGAGACGGGATCGCAGAGGCCCTCGACGCCATGCGCGAACATGGCGATGGCCTGGGCACCGCCGACGGCGTAGACCTCCTCGACGCCGAGCAGGGCGCAGACGGCGAGGATGCTGGGGTGCGGCAGCCCGCCGAACTCGCGCTGCGGGGGCGAGGCGACTGCGATGGAGGTGACGCCGGCGACCTGGGCGGGCACGACGTTCATGATCACGCTGGAGGCCAGCGGGGCGAGCCCGCCCGGCACGTAGAGGCCGACGCGCTCGACGGGGATGTTGCGGAGCCCGACGCTGGCTCCGTCGGCCAGGATGGCGGGCCCGGGATCGGGATCGAGTTCGAGGGCTCCGGCCACCTCGCGGCGGCGGCGGATCGACTCGAGGAACGCCTCCCTCAGCTGCGGGTCGAGCTCGTCGGCGGCCTTCCGGAGGTCGGCTGCTCCGACCCTCAGCGACGGCGGGACGACGTGGTCGAACTTCTCCGAGTACTCCAGCAGGGCCTCGGCTCCCCGATCCGCGACGTCCGCGACGATGGGATGCACGACGGCGACAGCGGCCTCCACGTCGAAACTGCCGCGCGGCAGGAGGGTCCGGTAGGCACCGTCGACGCCTGTCAGGTCAAGAGTTCTCAGCACGCGGTTAGTCTAGTGGGAGCGTCGCCTCGTCCTGATCGCCGGCGGCCTCGGGCCAGAAAGCGGACAGGAGCATGATGGGGATGATCGCGGCGAACGGTGCGATCAGCAGCGCGGACATCGACCGGAGGGTCAGGTCCACCTCCACCACGTCGCCGGCTCCTGCCGAGGCGAGCCGCTCCACGAAATCGTGCGGGCCGACGCTGACCCCGAAGCGCCACGCCATCACCGAGGAGGCGATGGCCGCAACGAGGGTGGCGACGATGACCCACCAACCGCGGCGGTGCAGCATCAGCCAGCCGATCACCCCGACGAGCAGCCCCAGCACGGCCGTGATGAACGTGAACGTGACATCCGCCGCGACGATCTCCGCCTGGCCGCGCTCCGAGATGGACGCGGACAGATCCTCCAGCACGGTGTAGCTGGCCCGGGGGGTCACGGCGGACCACAGGAGTCCCGCCGCCGCGCCGAGCACGACGGAGCCTGCGATGTAGACGATGAGCCGCCACAGCGTCCGGTCCCACGGGAGCGCCAGCTGCCCGGGGTTGCGGGGGGCGGTGACGATCTCCTCTGAGCCTGTCACGAGCTCTCCCTCCCGACGCCGACACACGATGGGCCGAGCACGGCCTTGAGGTCGGCGAACAGCGCAGAGGTGAGTTCGACGCGGAAGCCGTCTCCGAGCCTGAACGTCTTGATCTGCTCCCCCGTCCGGAGGTTGAGGTGGACCTCGGCCGCGCCGGGGTACTGCGCGAGGATCGACTTGAGCCTGCCGACCACGCCCGGCGTGCAGCGCACGGCGGGCAGGGTCAACGCGAGCGGCCCGACGTTGCCCTCAGCGCTGACATGCGGGGCGATGACGTTCTGCGCTCGCATGCGTCCCCTGTCCTCGCCGGACTCGACGACGCCGTCGACGGCCACGATGGTGTCCGGCGCGAGGTGCATCGCGACCTGGTCGTAGACCCGTGGGAACACCGTGACCTCGATCGAGTTGCCGAGGTCCTCGAGAACCACCTGCGCCCAGATGTTGCCGGCCTTGTTCACGCGACGGTTGACCGAGGTGATCAGTCCGCACAGCTTGGTGTTGCCGCGGTAGCCGTCCTCGGCGACGGCGGAGGCGATGGAGCGGTCGCTGTTGGCCTGCAGCACGTGTTCGAGCCCGTTGAGTGGATGGTCGGAGACGTACAGGCCGAGCATCTCCCGCTCGAACGCCAGCTTGGTGCGGCGGTCCCACTCGTCGACGTCCGGGACGGCCTCGTGCAGCGGGCTGGCCTCGTCGGCGCCCGCCCCGTCGTCGAAGCCGAAGTCGAAGCCGTCCTGGCCGTTCTCGGCGTTCTTCTTGAGGTCGATGATCGAGTCCACCGCCGCCTCGAAGATCCCCATCAGGGACCGGCGCGTGTGCCCGAGCTCGTCGAAGGCGCCCGCCTTGACCAGCGACTCCACGACGCGCTTGTTGCACATCAGCAGCGGAGCCTTGTCCAGGAAGTCGTAGAAGTCCTTCGCCGGTCCCAGCCTCGTGCGCTCCTGGACCCACGCCGTGACCACCTTGTCGCCCACGTTGCGCACCGCACCCATGCCGAATCGGATGTGCTCCCCGACGGGTGTGAAGGCCACCTCCGAGGAGTTCACGTCCGGGGGCAGCACCTCGATGCCCATGTGGCGGCACTCCGCCAGGTAGAGGGCGGACTTGTCCTTGTCGTCGCGGACCGACTGCAGCAGAGCGGCCATGTACTCGACGGGGTAGTTGGCCTTGAGCCAGGCCGTCCAGTAGGACACGAGCCCGTAGGCGGCCGAGTGGGCCTTGTTGAACGCGTAGTCGGAGAACGGCAGCAGGATGTCCCACAGGGTCTGGATGGCGTCCTTGGAGTAGCCGCGCTCGATCATGCCGGCCGAGAAGGTCGCGTACTGCTTGTCCAGCTCGGACTTCTTCTTCTTGCCCATCGCGCGGCGGAGCATGTCCGCGCCGCCGAGCGTGTAGCCGGCGAGCTTCTGCGCGATAGCCATGACCTGCTCCTGGTACACGATCAGGCCGTAGGTCTCGCCCAGGATGGACTCCAGCGGTTCCGCGAGCTCCGGGTGGATCGGCTCCACCGGCTCGCGGCCGGTCTTGCGGCGCGCGTACTTGTTGTGCGAGTCCGCACCCATGGGGCCGGGGCGGTAGAGCGCGCCAACGGCGGAGATGTCGTCGAAGCAGTCCGGCTGCATGGATCGCAGCAGCGCCCGCATGGGGCCGCCGTCGAGCTGGAACACGCCGAGCGTGTCGCCGCGCTGGAGCAGGGTGAATGTCTTCTCGTCGTCGAGCGCGAGGCTCTCGAGCTCGACCTGGATGCCCCGGTTCAACTCGATGTTGTGCAGCGCGTCGGCGAGCACCGTGAGGTTGCGCAGCCCGAGGAAGTCCATCTTGATCAGGCCGAGGGACTCGCAGCCTGGATAGTCGAACTGCGTGATGATGGCGCCGTCGGCCTCTCGCTTCATCAGCGGCACGACGTCGGCGAGGGGTGCCCGGCTCATGATGACGCCGGCGGCGTGCACGCCCCACTGGCGCTTGAGGCCCTCGATGCCGCGGGCTGTGTCGACGACCGTGCGCACGTCGGCGTTGGACTGGTACAGCTCGCGGAACTCGGCGCCCTCGGCGTAGCGCTTGTGCTCCTCGTTGAACAGGTCGCCCAGGGGCACGCCTTTGCCCATCACGTCCGGCGGCATGGCCTTGGTGATCTGCTCGCCGATGGCGAAGGGCATGTCGAGGACGCGGGCGGCGTCCTTAACGGCGGCCTTCGCCTTGATGGAGCCGTAGGTGATGATCTGCGCAACGTACTCGCTGCCGTACTTCTCGGTGACGTAGTTGATGACCTCGCCGCGGCGGCGATCATCGAAGTCGATGTCGAAGTCGGGCATCGAGACGCGCTCGGGGTTGAGGAAGCGCTCGAAGAGCAGGCCGTGCTCGAGCGGGTCGAGGTCGGTGATGCGCATGGCGTACGCGCACATCGAGCCAGCTCCGGAGCCTCGGCCGGGGCCGACGCGGACCCCGTTGTGCTTGGCCCAGTTGATGAAGTCCGCGACGACGAGGAAGTAGCCGGAGAACCCCATCTGGACGATGATGCCCGTCTCGAACTCGGCCCTGTCCAGCACCTCCTGCGGGATGCCGTTCGGGTAGCGGACGTGCAGTCCCCGCTCGACCTCCTTCTTGAACCAGGACTCCTCCGTCTCGCCCGGCGGCACGTCGAAGCGCGGCATGTAGGTGCCGATGCCCTCGTCGAAGCTCGTCTCGACGCGCTCGGCGATCGCCAGCGTGTTGTCGCAGGCCTCGGGGAAGTCGCGGAAGAGGTGCCGCATCTCCGCGGGGCTCTTCAGGTAGTAGCCGTTGCCGTCGAAGCGGAACCGGTCGGCCTGGGCCTTGCGGGAGCCGGCCGACACGCACAGCAGGGTGTCGTGTGAGTCGGCGTCCTCGGCGTGCACGTAGTGGAGGTCATTGGTGGCGACCAACGGCAGGCTCAGGTCCCTGGCAACTTGCAGGAGGCCCTTGCGCACCCGGGTCTCGATCTCGAGCCCGTGATCCATCAGCTCGACGTAGAAGTTCCCCTCGCCGAAGATGTCGCGGAACTCGGCGGCGGCGGCCACGGCGTTGTCGTACTGGCCGAGCCGCAGGAACGTCTGCACCTCGCCGGAGGGGCAGCCGGTGGTGGCGATCAGCCCCTTGCCGTAGGTGTTGAGGAGCTCCCGGTCGGCGCGCGGCTTGTAGAAGAAGCCCTCCAACGACGAGTACGTCGACAGCTTGAACAGATTGTGCATGCCGACCTTGTCGGCGGCCCACATCGTCATGTGGGTGTAGGCACCCTTGGAGGCGACGTCGTCGCCCGTGCCGTCGCCGAACTGGACCCGCTTTCGCTCGGAGCGGTGCGTGCGGGGCGTCAGGTACGCCTCGAGCCCGATGATGGGCTTGACATCGAAAGCCTTGGACGCCTTGTAGAACTCGTAGGCCCCGTACAGGTTGCCGTGGTCGGTGATCGCCAGCGCCGGCATCTTCATCTGCTCGGCTCCGCTGAAGAGGTCCTTGATCCTGGCCGCACCGTCCAGCATGGAGAACTCGGTGTGGCAGTGCAGGTGGACGAACGAATCCGACAACGAGTCCTCCTAGAGATGCGCGCTCCGGCCCCACCTTACCCGTCCCGTCGCGACGGCCGGACACCCGGCCGGGCACCCTTCCCGATCACGCCAACCACCGGTGCCGAGTCGGCCCGCCGCTAAATGGGCCGGACTTTGAACGGTTTTCGGGGGCGGGAATCCTTGTCCCTGGATTCGCACGGGTGTGTGATTCGACATGGATTCTATGAGGACGCGGGAGCAGGCGCGTGGGAGTTCGCCTCCCAGCGCGCGGGCTTCATCGCGGGCCAGGCCGCCTAGCTCAACGCCGATCTGGTGGATCTGATGGTCGAGGTGCTGGAGACCACTGCTGGTCCGGCGGCGGGATCAGGTCCCCGGAGCACTGGCTGCAGCTGATGACCGCCGTCTCACCCGCCCATGCGGCCGACATCGTGGCCGGGGCACGCTCCGGGGACCCGGACGCGACCCTGGCCGAAGGCGACCTCACCCACGCGCCTGGGTCCCCGCGCCCGTGCCTCAGTCGGTCGTGCGGCCCCGCCGGGGGTCGTTGAGGAAGGCGTAGTAGAACCCGATCAGCACCCCTCCGCCAACGAAGTTGCCGAGCAGAGCCACCCCGACGTTCAGCGCGGCTGCGCCGACGGCGACCTCGCCCTGGAGCCCGACCACCATGAACAGCACCGTGTTGGCGACGGAGTGCTCCAGCCCGAGGAAGACGAAGAGGAACACCGCGGACAGCATCGAGATGATGATGGCGAGGTAGTCCTTGAGGTAGCCGTTGTAGACCACCAGCATCGCGATGTTGATCAGCAGGTTGCAGAGCACGGCGCGGAAGAAGAGGTCGCTCAGGCCCAGCATGGAGGTGGTGTAGCCGAGCTTCACGTCGACCGAGTGCTGCATTGCCTCCAACAGGCCGCCCGTGACGATCGTGCTGCCCTTCAGCATGAGCGCCAGAACGAGGCCGCCCAGCGCGTTGCCGAGCAGGCACAGCGACAGGATGCCGAGTTGGCGGGAGGGCGTGATGCGCCGGTGGTAGACGGCCACCGAGGTCAGCATCATGTTGGAGGTCAGTAGCTCCGACTTGGTCAGGTAGATGAATACCAGGGCCCAGCCGAAGACCGCCGCTCCGAGGATCTTCCCGACCCCGGAGAAGTCGACTCCGCCGAGGTCGGTGAACGTCGCGACGATCTGGTAGTGCGCCACGTACAGGATCCCGATCAGCAGGCCGGCCATGGCCGCTCGCATCAGGTAGGGGCCCTTGATCCGCCTGGACATGGTGTCCTTGGTCTCGGCGGCCTCGAGCACGGTCTGGATGAAGACCTGCCCGGGGAAGAGTCTGGTGTCGCTCATGCGGTGGGGATCCCTGGTCGGTGGCGTCATTCGGGGGTCCGAAGCAGCATCGATCCTAACGAGCGACCCCGCCGGCCCGGGAGCCGGGGTCGGCGGGGCCGGCGGTCGCCGGTGGGTCAGCGCCAGTCAACCCCGGGCGCCCGGTGGAACGCGATGCCCTGTGCCTCCCACAGCGGTGCGATGCCCGCGAGGCGGCCGGAGAAGGACGTCCAGGTCCGCCAGGCGTGCCCCTCAGGGGCCGGAGACCAGCCGATCTCGGCCGCCGAGGCGATGCGCGGGAACATCATGTGGTCGAGTTCCTCCAGGCTGGTGAGCTTCTCCGTCCAGGTGGGAGCCTCGACGCCGAGCACGGCGTCCTCGCCTATGCCGTCGATCAGGGTCGCGGGGTCCCAGTCGTAGGACTGTTCGAGGCTCACGAAGCCCGCCCATGTCAGGCCGAGGGGCTCGTCCTCGTCGTACTTCATGTCGAGGTAGATCGCGTCTGCCGGGGACAGGATGACGCCGCCGCCCCGCTCCGGGAACGTGCGGGCCTTCGCGGCGACCTGCTCGTCGTTGGACCGGAGCCCCCAGAACTGACCGACCGTCCCGCGGGCCAGGCCCTCGGCCGCGCCCGCCTCGTGCCAGACCACCGGCGTCTTGCCGAGGCCGGCCACCAGTGTGGTGACTCGCTCCATGAAGTACGCGAAGTCCGCCGGGTCTGTGCCGAGGCACTCGTCACCGCCGACGTGCACCAGCGGGCCCGGGGTCAGCGCGGCGACCTCCCCGAGCACGTCGGCGAGGAAGTCGTAGGTGGGCTCATGGTGGATGCGCAGCTGCGAGAAGCCAACGGGGATGGAGGTGCAGGGTTCGCCCTTGACGGGCACGTCGCCGCCGAAGGCCTCGACCGTGTCGAGCATCTCTCGGGTGAGAACGGGCTCCTCGACGAGGTCCGGATAGGCGACGCCGACGGCGTGCGTGTGGCCGGGCAGGTCGATCTCCGGCACGACGATCATGTCGTAGGAGGCCGCGTGGGCGACGATCCGTGCATAGTCGGCTTGCGTGAAGTGGCCGCCGGAATCCCCGAAGGCCGCGGTCCCCGACGCCTTCGCGGTCAGCTCGGGTCGCGAGGCGATCTCGAGCCGCCAGCCCTGGTCGTCGCTGAGGTGCAGGTGCAGCGCGTTGAGCTTCAGACGGGCGGCGCGGTCGATCAGCGTCTCGACCGTGGCGACGTCGAAGAAGTGACGCACCACATCGATCATGAAGCCGCGGTAGGCGAACCGGGGCGCGTCGTGGATGTCGAGGGCCGGGATCTCCCAGCCTTCTCCGGACCGGCGGACGGCCTGGACGAGCGTCCAGATGCCGTACCGCAGGCCGGCGCGGTCGGCGCCAGTGAGGGTGACCCGGTGCTCGGTGACCGTCAGGTGATAGGACTCCGACCTCCCCTCCCCCGAGATCCGGAGCCGGATCTTGCCGTGACCGCCCACGTGCGGGCGCGCTCCGGTGATGGTGTGCAGCTCGTCGGCGAGCAGGTCGGCCAGCTCCCCGCTGACCGGAGTGGTCGCGACGAGCCGGAACGCGCCGTCGGCGATCTCGATGCGGGTCGGTGCGGGGATGAGGGGAAGGTGTTGCATCTCGGTCCTTGGTTGTTGCTCAGCCCTTGACGGCGCCGGAGGTCATGGACGACGTCATCCTGCCCTGAACGATCAGGAAGAAGATCACCACGGGCAGGGCCATCAGCGTCGAGCCTGCCATGACGACCGACCAGTCGGTGGCCTTGGTGGCCTGGAGGAAGGACCGCAGCCAGATCGGGAGGGTCTGGCTCTCCTCCCGCGTCATGATGACCAGCGCGAAGACGAACTCGTTCCAGGCCTGGATGAAGGCGAAGATGCCGGTGGACACCAGGCCGGGGGCGAGCAGCGGGAACGTGATCCGCCAGAACGCGCCCGCCTTGGAACAGCCGTCGATCTGGGCGGCCTCCTCGAGGTCTGCGGGCACTCCCTGGACGAAACCGCGCAGGGTCCAGATCGTGAACGGCAGGACCATGGCGATGTAGACGGCCGACAGGCCGAGAACCGTGTTGACCAGGTGCCAGCCGTCGAGCAGGCGGAACATGGAGATGATGAGGGCCTCTGCAGGCACCATCTGGATGACGAGTACGGCGACGATCAGCGACTTGCGCGAGCGGAAGGTGAACCTCGACAGCGCCAGCGCCGCCATGAAGGCGAACACCAGCGCGGTGACGAGCGTCAGTCCGGTCACTGCCAGCGACATCCACATGGCCGGGATGAAGCCGTCGCCGAGGGCGGTGGCGTAGTTGGAGAAGTTCAGCGACTCGGGCAGGAACGACGGCCTCGTCGACTTGATCTTGGCGCCGGGCAGCATCGAGGTGTTGACCATCCAGTAGACGGGGAACACCGAGCACACGAACACGATGACGGCTGCGATGTTCAGCAGGGACCTGGAAAGCAGTGAGCCTTTCATGTCAGTCCTCGTTCCTCAGGGTCAGGCGGATGTAGTAGGCCGAGATCGCCAGCAGGATCGCGACAAGGATGACGGAGATGGCGCCGCCGGTGCCGAGTCGGCCGGAGGCCATCGACTCGGTGTAGATGTAGACGCCGATGGTGTTGGTCTGCTCCCGGATGCCGCCGATGGTCTGCAGCGCGTAGATCTGCGCGAACACGCGCAGGTCCCAGATGATCTGCAGGATCAGGACGACGATCACGATGGAGCGGATGTAGGGGAAGGTGACGTTGACGAAGCGCCGCCAGCCGTTCGCCCCGTCGAGCGATGCGGCCTCGAGCACCTCGGACGGCACCTGCGTCAGGCCGGCGTAGAGGCTGAGGGCCACGAACGGGATGGCGCCCCAGACGATGATGATGGCCGCGACGCCGAAGAAGCTGAGCGGGTCGATCAGCCACGAGTGACCGAACCAGTTGTCTCCCGTGAGCTTGGTCATCAGCCAGTTGACGAGTCCATAGGACGTGTCGAAGATCCACCCCCACACGATCGTGGCGGTCAGCGCGGGCATCGCCCACGCGAGCAGCAGCCCGACGGACACGACGGTGCGCATGAGCTTGCCGAGCTTGGTCATCATGACGGCGATGGCCATGCCCAGCACCATCGTGGCCACGACACAGACCGCGGCGAGCGCAACGCTGCGCCCGAGCACGGCCCAGAAGATCGGATCGGTCAGGACCTTGGTGTAGTTGCCCAGCGCGATGAACTCAGGGTCGGCGCCGAAGATCTGGGCGCGTCCGTACTCCTGGAAGCTCATCACGATCATTTGTACGACGGGCCAGCCGATGAAGATGGCCAGCATGATGAATGCCGGGGCCAGGAGCAGCATCGGGGTCAGCTGCGGACGTCGGCTACGTGGCGTGTCCACCTCGGTGGTGGCGCGGGCATCACTGGTCGCGAGCATTCCGGTGAGCCTTTCTGCAGTGGGAGGGTCGTGGGGATGACGCGGGGCCCGGAGGGACGACCCTCTCCGGGCCCCGCATCGGGTTCTGATGGGATCAGGCGTTGAGGATCGACTCGATCTTGGTGTCCAGCTCCGCAGCCAGCGTGGCGGCGTCGCCGCCGTTTGCGATCTGGACGAAGAAGTCCTGCAGGAGGCCCTGTGCCTCGACCTCGGCCCAGTTCGGGCTGGCGGGGGTCAGCTTCGCGGAGGCGGCGGCCTCGGCGATGATGGAGGCGAGCTCGGGCGTCGCGCCGGCGACCTTGGAGCCGAGGCTGGTCTTCGCAGGAACCAGCCCGTTCTCGGCGAGGATGGTCTGGTACTCGTCGCTCAGCATGATCTCCAGCGCGGCCTTGGACAGGTCGACGTTGGCGGACTTGGCCGAGATCCCGACATTGGAGCCACCCGCGAACACGGAGGCGGCGCCGCCGTCCTTGCCCGGGAGGGCGAAGTAGCCGAGCGAATCGGTCACGTCGGTGTCGTTGCCGTCCTCGTCAGCGACGATGGACCAGTACGCCCAGCTCGGGGCGGACAGGGTGGCGGACTTCGAGGTGCGCAGCGGGACCCAGGCGTCGGTCTCGTCGCCGTCCTTGGGTGCGGTGGTGCCCTCGGTCATCAGCGTCTGGACCTGGGCGATGCCTGCCAGGGACTCGGCGCTGGAGAACTGGGCGTCCCACGAGCCGTCATCGTTCTGCACGGCGATCTGGCCGCCGTTCTCCCAGATGAACGGGAGCGCGTTGTACCAGTCCTTACCCGGGAACCAGACACCCGCGACGTCGTCGAGCTTCTCGTTGATGGTCACGGCGTTGGAGACGTACTCGTCGAGCGTGGTCGGGACCTCGACGCCGGCTTCCTTGTACTGCTCGGTGTTGTAGAACACCACGCGCGCACCGGAGTAGTACGGCGCCGCGAAGAGCTTGCCGTCGTACGAGCCGGCCTCGACGAAGCCGGGCAGCAGGTCGTCACCGCCGAGGGAGTCCTGGATGTCGCTCAGGTCGAGCAGCGCACCGGCCGAGGTGAAGGCGGCGGCCTGGGTGTTACCCATCTCCACGATGTCGGGGCTGTCGTTGCTGGACAGCGAGGTGGTGAGCTTGTCGACGAGACCGGTCCACTGCTGGACCTCGATGGTCAGGGTCGATCCCGGGTTCTGCTCCTCGAAGGTCTTCTTGAGGTAGTCCCGCGCGTCCTGCGGCGTGTCGGTGTCACCGACGAGCCAGACGCGGATGTCGCCGGTGGCGGCGCCAGCGGATGTGGTGGCGTCCGACGTGGACTCCGCGGTGGTGTTGGCTCCGCATGCGCTGAGCGCGAGAGCGGAAGCCCCGACGAGGGCAACGGCCGAAAGCTTGAGCTTCATTGCCTGACTCCATTTTCCTAGGTGGTGTGTAACTTCGTTGGTTGTTTCCCTGAAGGGTGCTGCCGTGGCAGCTGAGGTCAGAAGACCCCGAGCTGCGAAGAGAGAACCTGGACGGCGGCACCGCGCAGCACGATGTCGTCGCCTTCCCCCGCCATCCGCACTGTGACCCCGTGGAACCGGGTCAGGATGCGAGACTCCAGGGTCTCGGTCGCGGCCTCACGGAGCTCGCCGTCAAGCAGCTCCGAGGGGCCAGAGAGGAGGACCTCCGAGATGTCCAGTACGCCGACGACCGGCGCAAGGGCGATACCGAGCCGTTCCCCTGCAACACGCAGCGCGTCCTGGTGACCGGTCGACAGGCGGGCGGTGAGTGCGGGCTCGGAGAGCCACGCCTCGAGGCAGCCGAGCTTGCCGCAGCCGCACAGGGGACCGCCGTCGGTGCCGACGGTGACGTGGCCGAGTTCGCCGCCGGCGAGATGCGCGCCGTCCAGCACGCGGCCGGAGACGAGCAGTCCGGAACCGACGCCGCGGCCGACGCGGATGAGGAGAACGTCCTCGGCTGCGTCCGCGAACGTGAACTCGCCGAGCACGGCAGCGTTCGCGTCGTTGGTGACGATGGCTGGGACACCGGTCGCGTGGCGCAACTCCCCGGCCAGGTCGACCGACTCCCAGCCGAGGTTGGAGGCCTTGAGGACGACACCGTCGTGGTTGACGATGCCGGGCGCGCCGACGCCGACGCCGAGCACCCGAGCGGGCGCCCGTGCGACCATGTCGGCTGCCAGGTCGACGATGACGCCGAGGGCATCGCCCAGATCCTGGGGGATCGGCACGGCACAGTGCTCGACGACGACGCCGTGCAGGTTGAGCCGCGCGGCCCGGAAGTGCTCGTTGCCCGACAGGTCGATCGCCACGAGACACAGGTGGTCGTCGTCGATGTCGATGAGGGTGGCCGGCTTGCCGGGTCGGACGTCATCGCTGACGCCCATTTCCCTGACCAGCTGCTCGACGAGCAGGTCGGCGACCAGCGCCGAGATCGTGACACGGGTCAGGCCGGTGGCCCTCGCCAGGTCCGCGCGGCTCATCGGCGCCTCGTGGAAGAGGGTCGAGAGGACAAGGGAGCGGTTGTAGCGCCTCGCATCCTCGGGGAGCACCTTGTGCTGCCCGAGACGGATGGCGAAGGGGCGCTCTCCCCTGCTCGTCGCTGCCTGACTCATGTTTGTTAGTTAACCATATGTACTAACGCGCGCCAACTGGGACTACCCGTCGTTACGCAACTGTTACGACAGCGGCGCGGGCCTCAGTACGTCACGCCAGAGGGTCCACCTGGTCGGCGATCTCCA is a window encoding:
- a CDS encoding extracellular solute-binding protein, which gives rise to MKLKLSAVALVGASALALSACGANTTAESTSDATTSAGAATGDIRVWLVGDTDTPQDARDYLKKTFEEQNPGSTLTIEVQQWTGLVDKLTTSLSSNDSPDIVEMGNTQAAAFTSAGALLDLSDIQDSLGGDDLLPGFVEAGSYDGKLFAAPYYSGARVVFYNTEQYKEAGVEVPTTLDEYVSNAVTINEKLDDVAGVWFPGKDWYNALPFIWENGGQIAVQNDDGSWDAQFSSAESLAGIAQVQTLMTEGTTAPKDGDETDAWVPLRTSKSATLSAPSWAYWSIVADEDGNDTDVTDSLGYFALPGKDGGAASVFAGGSNVGISAKSANVDLSKAALEIMLSDEYQTILAENGLVPAKTSLGSKVAGATPELASIIAEAAASAKLTPASPNWAEVEAQGLLQDFFVQIANGGDAATLAAELDTKIESILNA
- a CDS encoding ROK family protein codes for the protein MSQAATSRGERPFAIRLGQHKVLPEDARRYNRSLVLSTLFHEAPMSRADLARATGLTRVTISALVADLLVEQLVREMGVSDDVRPGKPATLIDIDDDHLCLVAIDLSGNEHFRAARLNLHGVVVEHCAVPIPQDLGDALGVIVDLAADMVARAPARVLGVGVGAPGIVNHDGVVLKASNLGWESVDLAGELRHATGVPAIVTNDANAAVLGEFTFADAAEDVLLIRVGRGVGSGLLVSGRVLDGAHLAGGELGHVTVGTDGGPLCGCGKLGCLEAWLSEPALTARLSTGHQDALRVAGERLGIALAPVVGVLDISEVLLSGPSELLDGELREAATETLESRILTRFHGVTVRMAGEGDDIVLRGAAVQVLSSQLGVF